Within the Methanomassiliicoccales archaeon genome, the region ACACCCTAAACTATGAGATCCGGATCAAGGCGATGCTATCGGCGAGGACATACAACGACGCGGTGAAGATCGCGGGGTTGTTACAGGTGGCCGCCGCCTCCGAATCTATATCGAATGCTGCGGGGGACATAGTCACGCTGTCCGGAGTAGATCCGACCAAGAAACCGTTCCTTTCCTTTGTACTTAGAGAGGCGGAAGAGAAGATCCGCAGGCTCACCATATCGGATAGCTCGGACATGGTCTCCCGGAGCATCGCTGACCTGAGCATCGAATCAGAGACCGGGATGAGGGTCATAGCGATCAAGCGCGGGAAACGCTGGATATACGATCCCGAAGAAGATACCGTTCTCAAGGCAGGCGATGTCATCATAGTGAGGGGAACCGAAAGTGGTTCGGAGGTGCTGCGCAAGCACGTTTCCGGTGAAGCGAAATGGCCGGTCTATCCGGTCGAGGAGGATGAGTGAAATGGACGAGATCGACGAAATGCTGTTGGAGCTCAAGGACACCTCTGAGCTGATGATAGACCTGGCATACTCTTCCCTGCTCTACAACAACCGCGACATCGCCGAAGAGGTCTTCGAGATGGAGGAGGCGCTCGATGAACTGGCAATGGAGATCCAAAAGAAGGCCATCGAAAGGGCGGTCAAGGACTCCGATCCGGACAAGGCCTATGC harbors:
- a CDS encoding TrkA C-terminal domain-containing protein yields the protein MTEHHEHTPDRTEISHTTVRELLTEMKDISEVMVDLAYAAIMFDSEEIAEEVAHLEERMHTLNYEIRIKAMLSARTYNDAVKIAGLLQVAAASESISNAAGDIVTLSGVDPTKKPFLSFVLREAEEKIRRLTISDSSDMVSRSIADLSIESETGMRVIAIKRGKRWIYDPEEDTVLKAGDVIIVRGTESGSEVLRKHVSGEAKWPVYPVEEDE